In Synechococcus sp. CC9616, the following are encoded in one genomic region:
- the acpP gene encoding acyl carrier protein has protein sequence MSQEAILEKVRSIVAEQLSVDAGEVKPESNFQNDLGADSLDTVELVMALEEAFDIEIPDEAAEGITTVGDAVKYIEDKQA, from the coding sequence ATGTCCCAGGAAGCGATCCTCGAGAAGGTGCGTTCGATCGTTGCGGAGCAGCTCAGCGTCGACGCTGGCGAGGTGAAGCCTGAATCCAACTTCCAGAACGACCTGGGCGCCGACTCCCTGGACACCGTGGAATTGGTGATGGCTCTGGAAGAGGCATTCGACATCGAAATCCCCGATGAAGCCGCTGAGGGCATCACCACCGTCGGCGACGCCGTCAAGTACATCGAAGACAAGCAGGCCTGA
- the psaC gene encoding photosystem I iron-sulfur center protein PsaC: MSHAVKIYDTCIGCTQCVRACPLDVLEMVPWDGCKAGQIASSPRTEDCVGCKRCETACPTDFLSIRVYLGDETTRSMGLAY; this comes from the coding sequence ATGTCCCACGCCGTCAAGATCTACGACACCTGCATCGGCTGCACCCAGTGTGTGCGTGCCTGCCCTCTCGATGTGCTCGAAATGGTGCCCTGGGATGGTTGCAAAGCCGGCCAGATCGCATCCTCACCTCGCACCGAGGACTGCGTGGGTTGCAAGCGCTGTGAAACCGCCTGCCCCACCGATTTCCTCAGCATCCGCGTTTACCTTGGCGATGAAACCACTCGAAGCATGGGGCTCGCCTACTAA
- the glmS gene encoding glutamine--fructose-6-phosphate transaminase (isomerizing), whose translation MCGIVALVGSREAAPQLLEGLRQLEYRGYDSAGIATVDAKAEGLHCLRASGKLANLTKRFEELGSPGQCGIGHTRWATHGKPEERNAHPHRSMDGSVAVVQNGIIENHRVLREQLEADGVVFRSETDTEVIPHLISAELQRRLAAGEQAGGPLLLAALQAVLPALQGAYALAVIWQEAPGALVVARRAAPLLIGLGEGEFLCASDTPALAGFTRTILPMEDGEVALLSPLGVELYNEAGLRQQRMPSVLSGADHVADKRHFRHFMLKEIHEQPDTANLWVARHLPQGLPAASPVALPFDDGFYEGIERVEILACGTSRHAAMVGGYLLEQFAGIPTVIHYASEFRYSPPPLAPHTLTIGVTQSGETADTLAALAMEAKRRLDHGNPAFAPRQLGVTNRPESSLSRQVPDILDIGAGIEVGVAATKTFMGQLLAFYGLTIAFAARRNSRSDDEIAALVQELRRLPDQLQGLVDLHDERCAAFAHRFAETQDVIFLGRGINYPIALEGALKLKEISYIHAEGYPAGEMKHGPIALLDSHVPVVSIAVPGLVFEKVLSNAQEAKARDAQLIGVAPDGPDTALFDELLPVPVVSEWISPLLTVVPMQLMSYHIAAHRGLDVDQPRNLAKSVTVE comes from the coding sequence ATGTGCGGAATCGTTGCTCTGGTGGGGTCCCGTGAGGCGGCCCCGCAGCTTCTTGAGGGGCTGCGGCAACTCGAATATCGCGGCTACGACTCCGCCGGCATTGCGACGGTGGATGCCAAGGCCGAAGGACTTCACTGTCTGAGGGCCAGCGGCAAACTGGCCAACCTCACCAAACGTTTTGAGGAGCTCGGCTCACCAGGCCAGTGCGGCATCGGCCATACCCGCTGGGCCACCCATGGCAAGCCGGAAGAACGCAATGCCCACCCGCACCGGAGCATGGATGGATCCGTTGCCGTGGTTCAGAACGGCATCATTGAGAACCATCGTGTACTTCGGGAACAGCTTGAGGCGGACGGGGTGGTGTTCCGCTCCGAAACCGACACGGAGGTCATTCCCCATCTGATCAGTGCTGAGTTGCAGCGACGCCTGGCGGCGGGTGAACAGGCCGGTGGTCCGTTGTTGCTGGCTGCACTGCAGGCGGTGCTTCCTGCTCTGCAGGGCGCCTATGCCCTGGCGGTGATCTGGCAGGAGGCTCCCGGAGCGCTGGTGGTGGCTCGCCGGGCTGCCCCCCTGTTGATCGGCCTGGGTGAAGGTGAGTTCCTCTGTGCCAGTGACACGCCGGCTCTGGCGGGTTTCACGCGCACAATCCTGCCGATGGAGGACGGAGAAGTGGCTCTGCTTTCTCCCTTGGGAGTGGAGCTTTACAACGAAGCAGGGCTTCGCCAGCAGCGAATGCCATCGGTTCTCTCTGGTGCGGACCACGTGGCGGATAAGCGCCATTTCCGCCATTTCATGCTGAAGGAGATTCACGAGCAGCCGGATACTGCGAATCTTTGGGTTGCCAGGCATCTGCCTCAGGGTCTGCCGGCTGCTTCTCCTGTTGCCCTCCCCTTCGACGACGGGTTCTACGAGGGCATCGAACGTGTCGAAATTCTTGCCTGTGGCACCAGCCGTCACGCTGCGATGGTGGGGGGCTATTTGCTCGAGCAGTTCGCTGGCATCCCCACAGTCATTCATTACGCCAGTGAGTTCCGTTATTCACCGCCGCCACTGGCGCCCCACACCCTCACCATCGGGGTGACCCAATCCGGCGAGACGGCAGACACTCTTGCCGCTCTCGCCATGGAGGCGAAGCGCCGTCTCGACCACGGCAATCCTGCTTTTGCGCCACGTCAGCTTGGTGTCACCAATCGGCCGGAAAGTTCGCTCTCGCGCCAGGTGCCAGACATCCTCGACATCGGGGCTGGGATTGAAGTTGGCGTTGCTGCCACCAAGACCTTCATGGGTCAGTTGCTGGCGTTCTACGGCCTGACCATCGCGTTTGCAGCGCGTCGCAACAGCCGTTCGGATGATGAGATTGCTGCGTTAGTGCAGGAGCTGCGCCGATTGCCCGATCAGCTGCAGGGTTTGGTTGATCTGCATGATGAGCGCTGTGCAGCGTTTGCCCACCGCTTCGCGGAAACACAGGATGTGATTTTCCTGGGCCGCGGCATCAACTATCCGATTGCGCTGGAGGGGGCCCTCAAGCTCAAGGAGATCAGCTACATCCACGCGGAGGGTTATCCAGCCGGCGAGATGAAGCATGGTCCGATCGCCTTGCTTGATTCCCATGTGCCGGTGGTCTCGATCGCGGTCCCCGGTCTCGTGTTCGAAAAAGTGCTCAGCAATGCCCAGGAAGCCAAAGCGCGGGATGCACAGCTGATCGGGGTGGCACCGGATGGACCGGATACGGCTTTGTTTGATGAACTCCTGCCTGTCCCGGTGGTGAGCGAGTGGATCAGCCCTCTGCTTACCGTGGTTCCCATGCAGTTGATGAGTTATCACATCGCTGCCCATCGGGGCCTGGATGTGGATCAGCCGCGCAATCTCGCCAAGAGTGTCACGGTCGAGTGA
- a CDS encoding mannose-1-phosphate guanylyltransferase/mannose-6-phosphate isomerase, whose protein sequence is MQAILGSLDSGILAVTPLIPVILCGGTGTRLWPLSRASYPKQYWPLSGDGDATLLQQTQQRLTGLEGLAPPLLICNEDHRFIVAEQMRQIGVEPNAILLEPMGRNTAPAVTVAALQATSQGDDPLLLVLAADHLIRDAQHFRDAVAAGRRPAEEGRLVTFGIVPTAPETGYGYIEAAKAFSSDQLLDVPISRFVEKPDQATAEQFLSTGRFTWNSGMFLFRASAMLAELERLVPEVVSCCRAALEQDTADLEFLRLEREAFAKCPNVAIDVAVMEKTDLGSVLPLDAGWSDVGSWSALWETGTQDSEGNVLQGRVISEGSRNCYIRSEHRLVVGLGVENLVVVETDDAVLIADRSQAQAIKKVVKQLETDGSPEGKAHRKIYRPWGSYTGVVEDHRWQVKRISVKPGASLSLQMHHHRAEHWVVVRGTALVERDGEQQLLGENQSTYIPVGCRHRLSNPGKIPVELIEVQSGEYLGEDDIVRFEDRYGRSNLSITRP, encoded by the coding sequence ATGCAGGCGATTCTGGGAAGCCTTGACTCGGGAATCTTGGCTGTTACTCCCTTAATACCGGTCATCCTCTGCGGCGGTACGGGAACCCGCCTGTGGCCGCTGTCTCGCGCCAGTTACCCCAAACAGTATTGGCCGCTGAGCGGTGATGGGGATGCCACCCTGCTGCAACAGACCCAGCAGCGGCTGACTGGTCTCGAGGGCCTGGCACCACCGTTGTTGATCTGCAACGAGGATCACCGCTTCATCGTGGCTGAGCAGATGCGCCAGATCGGCGTCGAGCCCAACGCGATCCTGCTGGAACCAATGGGGAGAAACACCGCGCCAGCGGTGACAGTGGCCGCGCTTCAGGCCACATCCCAGGGCGACGATCCGCTGCTGCTGGTGCTGGCGGCGGACCACCTGATCCGTGATGCCCAACATTTCCGCGATGCTGTGGCAGCGGGCCGCAGGCCAGCCGAAGAGGGACGCCTGGTGACCTTCGGCATTGTGCCAACAGCGCCGGAAACGGGATACGGGTATATCGAAGCCGCTAAGGCCTTCAGCAGCGATCAGCTGCTGGATGTGCCGATCAGTCGCTTTGTGGAGAAGCCTGATCAAGCCACTGCTGAGCAATTTCTGTCGACGGGTCGCTTCACCTGGAACAGCGGCATGTTCCTGTTCCGTGCCAGCGCCATGCTTGCTGAGCTGGAACGGCTCGTCCCAGAGGTGGTGAGCTGTTGCCGCGCGGCCCTTGAGCAGGACACGGCAGATCTGGAATTCCTGCGTCTCGAGCGCGAAGCCTTCGCCAAGTGCCCGAACGTGGCCATCGACGTTGCTGTGATGGAAAAAACAGACCTTGGCTCCGTCCTGCCACTGGATGCCGGCTGGAGCGATGTAGGCAGTTGGAGTGCGCTGTGGGAAACGGGAACGCAAGACAGCGAGGGCAATGTGCTGCAGGGACGGGTGATTTCAGAAGGGAGCCGCAACTGCTACATACGCAGCGAGCATCGCCTTGTGGTGGGTCTAGGGGTTGAAAATCTTGTGGTGGTGGAAACCGACGATGCCGTGCTGATTGCGGACCGCTCTCAGGCACAAGCCATCAAGAAGGTGGTGAAACAGCTGGAAACGGATGGCAGTCCGGAAGGCAAAGCGCACCGCAAGATTTACAGGCCATGGGGCTCATACACCGGCGTGGTGGAGGACCACCGCTGGCAGGTGAAACGGATTTCCGTGAAGCCAGGTGCCAGCCTCTCGCTGCAGATGCACCACCACCGTGCCGAACACTGGGTGGTGGTGCGCGGGACCGCTCTGGTGGAGCGGGACGGCGAACAGCAGCTGCTCGGTGAGAATCAAAGCACCTACATCCCTGTGGGCTGTCGGCACCGGCTTTCCAACCCCGGCAAAATCCCTGTTGAACTGATCGAGGTTCAGAGCGGTGAGTACCTCGGAGAAGACGACATCGTGCGTTTCGAAGACCGTTACGGCCGCAGCAATCTGAGCATCACTCGACCGTGA
- the rimM gene encoding ribosome maturation factor RimM (Essential for efficient processing of 16S rRNA), with protein sequence MSKPMEWLTVGHIVGAQGLKGDLKINPCTDFPERFLNPGPRWLNGRKGEQPQEVRLQRGRQLPGRSLFVVHLEGIDDRSAAEALVGLEFLVMADDRPELGDGEFHLLDLIGLDVHLDPDGDPIGTVSDLISAGHDLLEITRQDGKVKLVPFVEAIVPEVHLEDGWLLLTPPPGLLDL encoded by the coding sequence ATGTCCAAGCCGATGGAATGGCTCACGGTTGGCCACATCGTCGGAGCGCAAGGCCTGAAGGGGGACCTGAAAATCAACCCATGCACTGATTTTCCGGAACGGTTCCTCAACCCAGGGCCTCGCTGGCTGAACGGTCGCAAGGGCGAGCAGCCCCAGGAAGTTCGTCTTCAACGCGGCCGCCAGCTGCCTGGCCGATCCTTGTTCGTGGTTCATCTCGAAGGGATCGATGACCGGAGCGCAGCTGAAGCTCTGGTGGGTCTGGAGTTTCTTGTCATGGCAGACGACCGGCCTGAGCTGGGGGACGGAGAATTCCACCTGCTTGATCTGATCGGACTGGACGTTCATCTGGACCCTGATGGTGATCCGATCGGGACAGTGTCCGATTTGATCAGCGCCGGGCACGATCTGCTGGAAATCACCCGCCAGGACGGCAAAGTCAAGCTGGTTCCCTTCGTCGAAGCCATCGTGCCTGAAGTGCATCTCGAGGACGGATGGTTGCTGCTCACACCTCCACCTGGATTGCTCGATCTCTGA
- a CDS encoding NAD(P)H dehydrogenase subunit NdhS produces MATASAPILPGSTVTVEDPRSIYNGYTGFVQRISGDQAAVLFEGGNWDKLVTMRLKDLKVS; encoded by the coding sequence ATGGCGACAGCATCAGCACCGATCCTGCCTGGTTCGACCGTCACTGTTGAGGATCCCCGCTCCATTTACAACGGGTACACCGGATTCGTGCAACGCATCAGTGGTGATCAAGCCGCTGTGCTGTTTGAAGGCGGTAACTGGGACAAACTTGTGACGATGCGTCTCAAGGATTTGAAGGTTTCCTGA
- a CDS encoding ion transporter, with product MPSPTSLQLRLRAMVLETKTVSGRVYNAVVFGAILLSVLALMMDPNPLSTSIYRQSEIGWIQLIQNGCLAVFMADFVLNMYVSERPIKYLFSFYGLIDLLAIVFFVIPQIRSEILLWVFKFGRILRVFKLLRFIDEARVLGQALQKSARTIVVYLFFVFMLQVVLGYFIFVIESVNPDSPFKTMGNGVYWAIVTMTTVGYGDYVPQTALGRLLASAVMMLGFGIIAIPTGILTYSGVQQQRQELKANSCLACGRSGHRNDAVHCDRCGGLLVDHRPSKV from the coding sequence ATGCCGTCGCCTACCAGCCTCCAGTTGCGCTTAAGGGCCATGGTGCTGGAGACGAAAACTGTCTCCGGACGTGTTTACAACGCAGTTGTATTTGGCGCGATTTTGCTGAGCGTCCTAGCGCTGATGATGGATCCCAATCCGTTGTCAACATCAATTTATAGGCAATCAGAGATTGGCTGGATCCAACTGATTCAGAACGGTTGTCTTGCTGTTTTCATGGCGGACTTCGTTCTGAACATGTACGTCAGTGAGCGCCCGATTAAATATCTCTTCAGCTTTTATGGTCTGATCGATTTGCTGGCGATCGTTTTCTTTGTGATACCGCAGATTCGCAGTGAAATACTGCTTTGGGTTTTCAAATTTGGTCGTATTCTCCGCGTCTTCAAGCTTCTTCGTTTTATCGATGAAGCACGAGTTCTTGGTCAGGCACTGCAAAAAAGTGCCCGCACAATTGTTGTCTATCTTTTCTTCGTTTTCATGCTCCAGGTTGTGCTGGGGTATTTTATTTTTGTGATTGAAAGTGTTAATCCAGACAGTCCCTTTAAGACTATGGGTAATGGCGTTTACTGGGCGATTGTCACAATGACAACGGTTGGATATGGAGATTATGTGCCGCAAACCGCACTAGGGCGACTGCTTGCGTCTGCTGTGATGATGCTGGGTTTCGGAATCATTGCGATTCCGACTGGGATTCTCACTTACTCGGGAGTGCAACAACAGCGCCAGGAGTTAAAAGCCAACAGCTGTCTGGCCTGTGGTCGTTCCGGGCACCGTAATGATGCGGTTCATTGCGATCGTTGCGGCGGGTTGCTTGTTGATCACAGGCCTTCCAAGGTTTGA
- the rnc gene encoding ribonuclease III, translating into MEETNLHVDRLETKNASPEPDRMLTSMTPVPADRLQKLRNFLVSIEPQWKNAIQDLDVINEALTHTSARMGKNHERLEFLGDAVLRLACSEFIDQQYPQLIVGKRSELRAQLVSDQWLADLGESIRIESILTMGDDARGDLQALKTLRAEATEAFIGALYLQDQGMKLVHQWLEPRWIKSAKDVIDHPLRFQSKSALQEWSQSRKIGLPRYLTEESNSRHGDPNRFHTRVLLKEQFTAEAWGRSRKEAEQRAAEAALQTLEGL; encoded by the coding sequence ATGGAAGAAACAAATTTGCATGTTGATCGACTTGAGACCAAAAACGCATCACCCGAACCGGATCGGATGCTCACTTCGATGACGCCAGTACCCGCAGACCGCCTACAAAAGCTAAGGAACTTCCTCGTCAGCATCGAGCCGCAATGGAAGAACGCCATTCAGGATTTAGATGTCATCAATGAAGCATTGACCCATACGTCTGCACGCATGGGGAAAAACCATGAACGTCTCGAATTTCTTGGCGACGCGGTTTTGAGGCTGGCCTGCTCAGAATTTATCGATCAACAGTATCCACAACTCATCGTCGGGAAACGATCTGAACTTCGGGCACAACTCGTAAGCGACCAATGGCTTGCTGATCTTGGTGAATCAATCAGGATTGAATCAATCCTCACAATGGGAGATGACGCCAGGGGCGATCTGCAAGCTCTCAAGACCCTGAGAGCTGAAGCGACGGAAGCGTTCATCGGTGCTCTTTACCTTCAAGATCAAGGCATGAAACTGGTTCATCAATGGCTGGAGCCCCGATGGATCAAAAGTGCTAAGGATGTCATCGATCATCCCCTTCGCTTCCAGAGCAAATCGGCCTTACAAGAATGGAGCCAATCTCGCAAAATCGGCCTCCCGCGCTATCTCACCGAAGAGAGCAATAGCAGACATGGGGACCCCAATCGATTTCACACCCGTGTACTTCTCAAGGAGCAGTTCACAGCTGAAGCCTGGGGTCGCTCAAGGAAGGAAGCGGAGCAAAGAGCCGCAGAAGCCGCACTTCAAACCTTGGAAGGCCTGTGA
- a CDS encoding acetate/propionate family kinase has product MTDLTLVINLGSSSIKAALVDSTGAFLWHSGRSIAADEPLEDVLHNWLEPDLDPHRQQVGLIGHRVVHGGERFTAPTQITEEVLATLELLTPNAPLHNPPALKGMAWATTWAPSLPQWACFDTAFHSSMPAAAYTYAIPAAFRTKGFRRFGFHGINHQHIAETVADRWRSQNKDPSTLRLVSAHLGAGASLAAIHGGRCIDTTMGFTPLEGLVMATRSGNLDPGLMLGLMREGYSADQMSAILQKESGLKGLSGFSGDMREIREAAAAGHIGAIAALDVFRHRLLQLLGSMAASLGGVDVLALTGGVGEHDKKLQKELAEALHWWGNYSTMVIPADEEGMIARLCRRHNETPASAAVG; this is encoded by the coding sequence ATGACTGATCTGACGCTGGTCATCAACCTCGGCAGTTCAAGCATCAAAGCGGCCCTGGTGGATTCCACCGGGGCTTTCCTTTGGCACAGCGGACGAAGCATCGCTGCGGATGAGCCTCTCGAGGATGTGCTCCACAATTGGCTGGAACCCGACCTGGATCCCCATCGGCAACAGGTCGGACTGATCGGCCATCGCGTCGTTCATGGTGGTGAACGCTTCACGGCACCCACGCAAATCACGGAGGAGGTGTTGGCGACGCTGGAGCTTCTGACTCCCAATGCACCGCTGCACAATCCACCAGCCCTCAAAGGGATGGCATGGGCCACGACCTGGGCCCCCTCATTGCCTCAATGGGCTTGCTTTGATACGGCTTTTCATAGCAGCATGCCGGCTGCTGCATACACCTACGCGATCCCTGCTGCATTCAGAACGAAGGGATTCCGCCGTTTTGGCTTCCATGGCATCAACCACCAGCACATCGCAGAAACGGTGGCCGATCGATGGCGCAGCCAGAACAAAGACCCCTCAACACTGCGACTAGTGAGCGCCCATCTTGGAGCAGGAGCCTCCCTGGCAGCGATTCACGGCGGCCGTTGCATCGACACCACCATGGGATTCACCCCTCTTGAGGGACTCGTGATGGCAACCCGCTCCGGCAATCTTGACCCAGGCCTGATGCTGGGCCTGATGCGGGAGGGATACAGCGCAGATCAGATGTCGGCCATTCTTCAGAAGGAATCAGGCCTCAAAGGGCTTTCGGGTTTCAGTGGCGACATGCGGGAGATCCGAGAAGCGGCCGCCGCAGGACACATCGGCGCCATCGCAGCTCTCGACGTGTTCCGACACCGTCTGCTTCAGCTGCTGGGCTCCATGGCCGCCAGCCTCGGCGGCGTGGACGTGCTTGCACTCACTGGCGGGGTGGGTGAACACGACAAGAAGCTGCAGAAGGAGCTAGCGGAAGCGCTGCACTGGTGGGGCAACTACTCAACAATGGTGATTCCAGCCGATGAGGAAGGCATGATTGCCCGCCTCTGTCGGCGCCACAACGAAACCCCAGCCTCAGCTGCGGTCGGGTAA
- a CDS encoding glycogen/starch/alpha-glucan phosphorylase — protein sequence MTASQPLDLRLPTPGCYNDPERAGLDAKSVFDGMTEHLFFTLGKLAPTASRHDLYMALSYAVRDRLMTRYLATMEAMRAHPQKAVAYLSAEFLIGPQLNNNLLNLGIQKEAEEALRNFGIESLQQILEVEEEPGLGNGGLGRLAACYMESLASLKIPATGYGIRYEFGIFDQLIRDGWQVEITDKWLKGGWPWELPQPDEACFVGFGGRTESYIDDKGNYRSRWIPAEHAIGVPHDVPTLGYRVNICDRLRLWRADATESFDFYAFNIGDYYGAVEEKVGSETLSKVLYPNDGTDEGRRLRLKQQHFFVSCSLQDMLRSLDNRGLPVEDFPKYWSVQLNDTHPAIAVAELMRLLIDDRHMEWDKAWDITSRSVAYTNHTLLPEALEKWDLNLFGNLLPRHLELIYEINRRFLQQVRIRYPGNDAMQRKLSIIDEEGSKAVRMAHLATIGAHHVNGVAALHSDLVKTDLLPEFADLWPDKFTNVTNGVTPRRWVALSNPGLASLLDEHVGKDWISNMESLRKLEERQNDQGFLELWGETKLSVKRKLAGYIHKNTGVLVDPSTLFDVQVKRIHEYKRQHLNALQVITQYLRIKNGQADGMAPRTVIFGGKAAPGYYMAKLIIRFINGIADTINSDPDMDGRLRVVFLPDYNVKLSEQVYPASDLSEQISTAGKEASGTGNMKFAMNGALTIGTLDGANVEIRELVGAENFFLFGKTVEEIKALKEQGYRPGDFIAAIPELQEALRLIEMGHFSNGDGELFRPLMDNLTGNDPFFVMADFGDYVRAQEAVSLAWTDRMHWNRMSLLNTARTGFFSSDRSIAEYCKNIWNVDALNVEITCDVR from the coding sequence ATGACCGCCTCACAACCCCTCGATCTGAGACTTCCGACCCCCGGTTGCTACAACGATCCAGAACGCGCCGGCCTCGATGCCAAGAGTGTGTTCGATGGGATGACCGAGCATCTGTTCTTCACGCTCGGCAAACTCGCTCCCACTGCCAGTCGCCATGACCTCTACATGGCCCTGAGCTACGCGGTGCGGGACCGTTTGATGACGCGGTACCTGGCGACGATGGAGGCAATGCGCGCCCATCCCCAGAAAGCGGTTGCTTACCTCTCCGCCGAATTCCTGATCGGCCCTCAGCTCAACAACAATCTGCTCAACCTGGGGATCCAGAAGGAAGCCGAGGAGGCCCTGCGCAACTTCGGCATCGAGTCGCTTCAGCAGATTCTTGAAGTCGAAGAGGAGCCCGGTCTGGGCAACGGCGGACTCGGCCGCCTGGCGGCCTGCTACATGGAATCGCTGGCAAGCCTCAAGATTCCCGCCACCGGCTATGGCATCCGCTACGAATTCGGCATTTTCGACCAGCTCATCCGTGATGGCTGGCAGGTGGAAATCACCGACAAGTGGCTGAAGGGTGGTTGGCCATGGGAACTGCCCCAACCCGATGAAGCCTGTTTCGTGGGCTTCGGCGGCCGAACCGAGAGCTACATCGACGACAAGGGCAACTATCGCTCCCGCTGGATTCCTGCGGAGCACGCCATCGGTGTGCCACACGATGTGCCAACCCTTGGATACCGGGTCAACATCTGCGACCGGCTTCGGCTCTGGCGCGCCGATGCCACAGAGAGCTTCGACTTCTATGCCTTCAACATCGGCGATTACTACGGAGCCGTTGAGGAAAAAGTCGGCAGCGAAACCCTCTCCAAGGTGCTATACCCCAACGACGGAACCGACGAGGGCCGACGCCTGCGCCTGAAGCAGCAGCACTTCTTTGTGAGCTGCTCACTGCAGGATATGTTGCGCAGCCTCGACAACCGCGGACTGCCCGTGGAGGACTTCCCGAAGTACTGGAGCGTTCAGCTGAACGACACCCACCCTGCCATCGCCGTGGCGGAGCTGATGCGCCTGCTGATCGACGATCGCCACATGGAGTGGGACAAGGCCTGGGACATCACCTCCCGTTCCGTGGCCTACACCAACCACACCCTGCTGCCCGAGGCCCTCGAGAAGTGGGATCTCAATCTGTTCGGCAATCTGCTGCCGAGACACCTGGAGCTGATCTACGAGATCAACCGTCGCTTCCTGCAGCAGGTGCGCATCCGCTATCCAGGCAACGATGCGATGCAACGCAAGCTCTCCATCATTGATGAAGAGGGCAGCAAAGCGGTGCGGATGGCTCACCTGGCCACGATCGGCGCCCATCACGTCAACGGGGTGGCCGCCCTCCACTCAGACCTGGTGAAAACCGATCTGCTCCCCGAGTTCGCCGATCTCTGGCCTGACAAATTCACCAATGTCACCAACGGCGTCACCCCCCGACGCTGGGTTGCCCTCTCCAATCCAGGACTGGCCAGCCTCCTGGATGAGCATGTCGGCAAAGACTGGATCTCCAACATGGAGTCTCTGCGCAAGCTTGAAGAGCGGCAGAACGACCAAGGCTTCCTTGAGTTGTGGGGTGAAACCAAGCTGTCCGTCAAACGCAAGCTGGCCGGCTACATCCACAAGAACACCGGTGTGCTGGTGGATCCCTCCACCCTGTTCGACGTTCAGGTGAAGCGCATCCACGAATACAAGCGTCAGCACCTCAACGCCCTGCAGGTGATCACCCAGTACCTGCGGATCAAGAACGGTCAGGCCGATGGCATGGCCCCTCGCACAGTGATCTTCGGAGGCAAAGCGGCTCCTGGCTACTACATGGCCAAGCTGATCATCCGTTTCATCAATGGCATCGCTGACACGATTAACAGCGATCCCGACATGGACGGACGCCTGCGGGTGGTGTTCCTGCCGGACTACAACGTGAAACTGTCTGAGCAGGTGTATCCCGCCTCCGATCTGTCGGAGCAGATTTCCACCGCTGGCAAGGAAGCCTCCGGCACCGGCAACATGAAGTTCGCCATGAATGGCGCCCTCACCATCGGCACCCTCGACGGCGCCAATGTTGAGATCCGCGAGCTGGTGGGTGCCGAGAACTTCTTCCTGTTCGGCAAAACCGTGGAAGAGATCAAGGCTCTCAAGGAGCAGGGCTACCGTCCCGGCGACTTCATCGCCGCCATCCCAGAGCTGCAGGAAGCCCTGCGACTGATCGAAATGGGCCACTTCAGCAATGGCGATGGGGAACTGTTCCGCCCACTGATGGACAACCTCACCGGCAACGATCCCTTCTTCGTGATGGCCGACTTTGGCGATTACGTGCGGGCTCAAGAAGCTGTAAGCCTGGCCTGGACCGATCGGATGCACTGGAATCGGATGTCCCTGCTCAACACGGCGCGGACCGGGTTCTTCTCATCCGACCGCTCCATCGCGGAGTACTGCAAGAACATCTGGAACGTCGACGCCCTCAACGTTGAGATCACTTGCGACGTTCGCTGA